The stretch of DNA GAGACAGGCGTAGTTCATCTTCCACGGCCGGAACGCCGCGTCCACCGCCCCGGCCGCCGCCGCGAGCTCCCGGAAGAGGCCGGCCCGCGCGCGCGGCGGCAGCTCGTGCGGCTCGCGGGCGTGGCGCTTCAGGAGGAGAACGCAGTAGCCGCGGTGCAGCTGGTGCTCGCCGACGACGAGGAGCGAGTAGTTGAATTCGCGAACGAGAAACGGGTCGTCCGGGCGGATGCGTCGGATGCGTTCGCAGATCGGGCAGCGTGGGTCCGTGGCGCGCATAGCTCCTCCGGGACTGCGCCCAGCATAGCACACTCCCGGCCGCAATGCCCCTGGGGTGGGATTATAAGCCCGATAACCCAGCAATGAGATTCTTATCGAGCCCGGTGTATTGGAAAAGCCGGAACCGCCTTTCTGGCGTTTCACTAATGACTCAAACCGGCTGGCCTCGCCGAGCGCCGGGAAGTCCCTGGTCCAGATTATGCGCCGG from Chlamydiota bacterium encodes:
- a CDS encoding GIY-YIG nuclease family protein, whose amino-acid sequence is MYILWTDVGNRFYIGVTDDPERRLSDHNSGKSRWSKRFAGSRRIIWTRDFPALGEASRFESLVKRQKGGSGFSNTPGSIRISLLGYRAYNPTPGALRPGVCYAGRSPGGAMRATDPRCPICERIRRIRPDDPFLVREFNYSLLVVGEHQLHRGYCVLLLKRHAREPHELPPRARAGLFRELAAAAGAVDAAFRPWKMNYACLGNVVPHVHWHLVPRYADDPGRLRHPWAREDEFARWRTTPAQARAVARRVRRHLRGACVRGGGR